From a single Fulvivirga ulvae genomic region:
- a CDS encoding cobyrinate a,c-diamide synthase: MNKPQFVIAAPTSNAGKTTLTLGLLRALCNRGQRVHPFKCGPDYIDPKFHQLAAKHLSRNLDLYMMDDGELESCYNRHLQSADMACIEGVMGLFDGARKAAGSTAEIAKKLQLPVVLIVNAKAVAYSVAPLLYGFKNFDSEVEIAGVIFNQVNTESHYQFLKDACDDVGVTALGYLPWVDKIEIPSRHLGLSIANLSTYEPTIELIAGQLEKTVDIELLLKLTNRPSQEVVNPPTEASGPNLKIAIAQDEAFNFTYQQNLETLEAMGEVKFFSPLHDDALPEADLTYLPGGYPECYLEQLSANTKMLESIKNYATNHGRIIAECGGLMYLSRSIIDEEGRTFSMSGVFDFYTSMEHSKLSLGYRELPLEHGCLKGHEFHYSTIFNDQDTAFTGGLLSARDLPVNTKIYRYKRVLASYVHFYLGSVQHVNQLLNLTITTIQT, translated from the coding sequence ATGAATAAACCTCAGTTTGTCATAGCAGCGCCAACCAGCAACGCTGGAAAAACCACATTAACACTGGGCTTGTTGCGGGCACTTTGTAATCGGGGGCAGCGGGTACATCCGTTCAAGTGTGGACCTGATTATATAGATCCCAAATTTCATCAGTTGGCCGCTAAGCACTTAAGCCGAAACCTTGATCTGTATATGATGGATGACGGTGAGCTGGAGTCATGTTATAACAGACACCTTCAATCCGCAGACATGGCCTGTATTGAAGGTGTGATGGGACTATTTGACGGCGCACGTAAAGCCGCTGGAAGCACCGCCGAAATTGCCAAAAAACTGCAACTCCCTGTGGTGCTGATTGTCAACGCCAAAGCCGTGGCCTATTCAGTGGCTCCCTTACTCTATGGCTTTAAAAACTTTGACAGCGAGGTGGAAATTGCCGGAGTAATCTTCAATCAGGTAAATACCGAAAGTCATTATCAGTTTTTAAAAGATGCCTGCGATGATGTCGGGGTTACCGCTTTGGGTTATTTGCCGTGGGTAGATAAAATCGAAATACCCTCCAGACACCTGGGCCTTTCTATTGCAAACCTCTCCACGTACGAACCCACTATAGAGCTGATTGCCGGGCAGCTTGAAAAAACGGTTGATATAGAACTGCTATTAAAACTTACCAACAGACCATCTCAGGAAGTTGTAAACCCTCCAACGGAAGCATCCGGGCCAAACTTAAAAATAGCAATCGCCCAAGATGAAGCATTTAATTTTACTTACCAGCAGAATTTGGAAACTCTCGAAGCCATGGGAGAGGTAAAATTTTTCAGTCCATTGCACGACGATGCCTTGCCGGAAGCTGATCTCACCTATCTACCGGGAGGCTACCCTGAGTGCTATCTGGAGCAACTTTCTGCCAACACCAAAATGTTGGAAAGTATCAAAAACTATGCAACTAACCATGGCCGCATCATTGCCGAATGCGGTGGATTAATGTATCTGAGTCGATCAATCATAGATGAAGAGGGGCGCACATTTTCCATGTCAGGAGTATTTGATTTCTACACGTCGATGGAGCATTCAAAGCTGAGTCTGGGTTACAGAGAATTGCCCCTTGAGCATGGCTGTTTAAAAGGACACGAATTTCACTATTCCACCATTTTTAATGATCAGGACACTGCCTTTACAGGCGGCCTCCTTAGTGCCAGAGACCTTCCGGTAAATACTAAAATTTATCGGTACAAGCGTGTACTGGCATCCTATGTACATTTCTACTTAGGCTCAGTTCAACATGTCAATCAATTATTAAACTTAACCATAACCACTATACAAACATGA
- the bluB gene encoding 5,6-dimethylbenzimidazole synthase: MMDLYDVIFKRRDTRHFTSEPVPDEVLEKALQAGHAAPSVGLSEPSRYYIIEDQPLKQKIKNLFDSSRQQAENQIADPDKLDKHQSLKLEAITSAPVGLVIATDLSVLDEYVIGTIGTSETLTWSTACAIQNIWLSLTEQGYSMGWVSILDYIAFKELLNLPEIVKPLGYFCIGKPADDYDNRPMLETHNWKRKSSAPHVVKITQGL, encoded by the coding sequence ATGATGGACTTGTACGATGTAATATTCAAAAGAAGAGATACACGACACTTTACCTCAGAACCTGTACCCGATGAAGTACTGGAAAAGGCACTGCAAGCAGGGCATGCCGCCCCGTCTGTAGGTTTATCTGAGCCATCAAGGTATTACATCATAGAAGATCAGCCACTAAAACAGAAAATCAAAAACCTGTTTGACTCCTCGCGCCAGCAGGCCGAAAATCAAATAGCAGACCCGGACAAACTGGACAAACACCAATCTCTTAAACTGGAAGCGATCACCTCGGCACCCGTCGGCCTGGTAATAGCTACCGACCTATCCGTGCTGGATGAATATGTGATTGGCACCATAGGCACTTCCGAGACCTTAACCTGGAGCACGGCCTGTGCCATACAAAACATCTGGCTTTCCCTCACGGAGCAAGGGTACTCCATGGGGTGGGTCTCCATATTAGACTATATAGCGTTTAAGGAGCTCTTAAATTTACCTGAAATCGTAAAACCACTTGGATATTTCTGCATAGGCAAACCCGCAGATGACTATGATAACCGTCCTATGCTGGAAACGCACAACTGGAAGAGAAAAAGCTCTGCTCCACATGTAGTTAAAATAACTCAGGGGCTATGA
- a CDS encoding VWA domain-containing protein, producing the protein MNANNTSGNRSPEQQFNAMVTHASLSLRPDGGQKSKHGFEIKDVTSGDHTLKPSHRFVQTRDLLQTVNHYLLHDRFELKQKKTSHNAAPLIIFLIDSSSSMAKNKMIAYVKGLIENTAKKHNRQSLKYALIALLQGESQLIFPPGKSKELLFQSLEDLKTGGQTNMASGIRKVYEVIRKQKGSDIVKLFILTDGKINKGKTSTPFEEAVQLHKQLLGSLKSVTVVDTESGFVKLQMAKDFANSIKANYKTLEI; encoded by the coding sequence ATGAATGCTAATAACACATCCGGAAACAGATCGCCTGAACAGCAATTCAATGCAATGGTCACCCATGCTAGTTTATCCTTGCGACCGGATGGGGGTCAAAAATCCAAACATGGGTTCGAGATCAAAGATGTAACCTCTGGTGACCATACCCTTAAACCCAGCCATCGGTTTGTACAAACACGCGATCTGCTGCAAACAGTCAACCATTATTTACTGCACGATCGGTTTGAGTTAAAACAAAAGAAGACTTCCCATAATGCTGCTCCACTTATAATTTTCCTCATAGACTCCAGCAGCTCCATGGCGAAGAATAAAATGATTGCTTATGTAAAAGGGCTGATAGAGAACACCGCTAAAAAACATAACCGACAGTCTTTAAAATATGCTTTGATTGCTTTGCTACAAGGCGAGTCTCAGCTCATATTTCCTCCGGGCAAAAGTAAAGAGTTGCTCTTTCAGTCGCTTGAAGATCTAAAAACCGGCGGGCAAACCAATATGGCCTCGGGTATTCGAAAAGTTTATGAGGTGATTAGAAAGCAAAAGGGCTCCGACATAGTTAAGCTTTTCATTTTAACAGATGGAAAAATTAATAAAGGCAAAACATCAACTCCGTTTGAAGAAGCAGTACAACTACACAAACAGCTGCTTGGCTCCTTAAAGTCTGTAACGGTTGTCGATACCGAATCAGGTTTTGTGAAACTTCAAATGGCGAAAGATTTTGCTAATAGTATAAAAGCCAATTACAAAACACTTGAGATATGA
- a CDS encoding ATP-binding protein encodes MKNKRLFPFSAIVGQDDFKLALTLCVIDPTIGGVLAYGDKGTGKTTLVRSLAQLMSDDEQPFPFINLPIGATEDRVLGHVDIEKLINDKKQVVQKGLLAQAHGGILYIDEINLLNDYLMDILLDASSTGSYFLERDGISHTFESSFCLAGTMNPEEGDLRPQLQDRFGLCLDISTPVDPEIRIAITKSRVEFDTNPEVFCERFKENDQVLKSSIIQARTSLSDVEIPETCIAEASKIALEHQVEGMRADILIIKTARAYAALHNRSAIENEDIQKVAPFVLRHRSQKQPNAKPNNGSAPQDDAKKKPRLIL; translated from the coding sequence ATGAAAAACAAAAGATTATTTCCGTTTTCGGCTATTGTAGGGCAGGATGATTTCAAACTGGCACTCACGCTTTGCGTTATTGACCCCACCATAGGCGGAGTGCTGGCTTATGGAGATAAAGGAACTGGTAAAACAACACTGGTCAGGTCATTGGCCCAACTGATGAGTGACGATGAGCAGCCCTTTCCGTTCATCAACCTCCCGATTGGCGCCACGGAAGACAGGGTGCTCGGGCATGTGGATATAGAAAAACTGATCAACGATAAAAAGCAGGTTGTACAGAAAGGTCTCCTGGCGCAGGCTCATGGTGGTATTTTATATATCGATGAGATCAACCTGCTCAATGACTACCTGATGGACATATTACTCGATGCTTCATCAACAGGCAGCTACTTCCTGGAAAGGGACGGGATATCGCATACTTTTGAAAGTTCGTTTTGCCTGGCAGGGACTATGAATCCTGAAGAGGGTGATTTAAGACCTCAATTGCAAGATCGCTTTGGCCTTTGCCTGGATATCTCCACACCTGTAGATCCAGAAATACGTATAGCCATTACCAAAAGCAGGGTTGAGTTTGACACAAACCCTGAAGTGTTTTGTGAACGCTTTAAAGAAAATGATCAGGTACTGAAGTCCAGTATTATTCAGGCCAGGACTTCGCTGAGTGATGTTGAAATACCGGAAACCTGCATTGCCGAAGCATCAAAAATAGCCCTTGAACATCAGGTAGAAGGTATGAGAGCGGATATCCTTATTATAAAGACCGCCCGGGCATATGCCGCACTGCATAACAGATCGGCCATTGAAAACGAAGACATTCAAAAAGTAGCGCCTTTCGTACTCAGGCATCGATCGCAAAAGCAACCAAATGCCAAACCAAACAACGGCTCTGCACCGCAAGATGACGCAAAAAAAAAGCCCCGTCTGATCTTATGA
- a CDS encoding TonB-dependent receptor plug domain-containing protein, with amino-acid sequence MKKTFLGCLCFLLSLCTMRGHAQSDTTSNAFSRELEEIVISASRVKAKEEDLPQQVQVITDTEIQQSGSKDVADVLKKKAGVDVIQYPGLLSGIGIRGYRPQFSGLNQRSLLLIDGRPAGATNLATIDLDNIESIEVIKGAASSLYGSQAMGGVVNIVTKKSVGEIKKSLYASFGSYNTFELGLNVGGNLSEQLDFDINLKHLQQDKDYRHGHDNLFRDKFGWDEATRTYYSTDYEVDSTTVANDVYGDGEEREYTTYQYQSGGIRFGYQFHRNWRASISGTFFSASNVQTPGDYFYGNTSQSLKNPYRYGADLKVEGKINTNHQISLRAYNSLEYSDYRSVSAGIVSDYVTSKRTNKWVGFQLQGSYNIGKHILTYGFDYNRSNTTSESFNSNDGSEKAPNSPNYGIYSTAIFAQAHLKLLNDKLFATLGTRVDNITFDVKETRFLDTYKGAEESHQVFNPSLGLKYKLPKNFDIHASAGSAFVTPDAYNVAGYSISGPGREVNVKGKVNISYGNPDLEPERGITIDGGVGYLNKKNGLSADVTYFSTRVKDRITQGPTVTSNTIEITHEGDTIASTTTYINAEAATMSGLETSVSWDFGALAGYEYSFKIFVNAVKYIKLEEEFRNTAYTQENKISTKKVHNVADLTLTYGLEYTNYKFDARLAARYVGSRYDTDWTDYINRPEIEYPAFMLLDFSIAFPVNENGRLMILANNITDENYYEKRGFNMPGRNMQVKYTHNF; translated from the coding sequence ATGAAAAAAACATTCTTAGGATGCCTTTGCTTCCTATTATCCCTCTGCACCATGAGGGGCCATGCTCAATCTGACACTACTTCAAATGCTTTCTCACGAGAATTAGAGGAAATTGTAATTTCCGCCTCACGCGTGAAAGCCAAAGAAGAAGATCTGCCTCAACAGGTACAGGTCATCACAGACACTGAAATTCAGCAATCCGGCTCAAAAGATGTTGCTGACGTACTTAAAAAGAAAGCTGGTGTAGACGTGATCCAATACCCGGGCCTGCTTTCAGGTATAGGCATAAGAGGGTATCGCCCACAGTTTTCCGGCTTGAACCAGCGCAGCTTATTGCTGATCGACGGCCGACCTGCCGGCGCCACCAACCTGGCAACTATAGACCTCGATAACATTGAAAGTATTGAGGTGATCAAAGGAGCCGCCTCCTCATTGTACGGCTCTCAGGCCATGGGAGGTGTGGTGAATATTGTTACCAAAAAATCGGTAGGTGAAATCAAAAAATCGCTCTACGCCAGTTTTGGTAGCTATAATACTTTTGAGCTAGGCTTAAACGTAGGAGGAAACCTAAGTGAGCAACTGGACTTTGATATAAACCTGAAGCATCTTCAACAAGATAAAGACTACCGCCACGGACATGATAACCTCTTCAGGGATAAATTTGGCTGGGACGAAGCTACCAGAACATACTATAGCACCGATTATGAAGTAGATTCCACCACCGTGGCCAATGACGTTTATGGTGATGGTGAAGAGCGGGAATACACCACCTATCAATACCAAAGTGGTGGCATTCGCTTCGGATATCAATTTCACAGAAACTGGAGAGCCTCCATAAGTGGTACATTCTTTTCCGCAAGTAACGTGCAAACCCCGGGAGATTATTTTTACGGCAATACCAGCCAAAGCCTTAAAAACCCTTACCGCTACGGTGCAGACCTGAAAGTTGAGGGTAAAATAAATACCAATCACCAGATATCTTTAAGGGCCTATAATAGTTTGGAATATTCCGATTACAGGTCAGTAAGTGCAGGGATTGTTTCAGACTACGTTACCTCAAAGAGAACTAATAAATGGGTGGGCTTTCAATTGCAGGGCAGCTATAACATTGGTAAACACATATTAACCTATGGTTTTGATTATAACAGGTCTAACACGACATCGGAAAGTTTCAATTCAAATGATGGCTCAGAAAAAGCGCCCAACTCACCAAACTACGGTATTTACTCAACGGCCATATTTGCCCAGGCTCACCTGAAACTTTTGAATGACAAGTTATTCGCCACACTCGGAACCCGGGTAGATAACATCACCTTCGATGTAAAGGAGACCCGGTTTTTAGATACTTATAAAGGTGCCGAGGAGTCGCACCAGGTATTCAATCCTAGTCTTGGACTAAAATACAAACTCCCAAAAAACTTTGATATACATGCAAGTGCAGGGAGTGCATTCGTAACTCCGGATGCCTATAACGTGGCAGGCTATAGTATCAGCGGACCAGGTAGGGAAGTTAATGTTAAGGGCAAGGTAAACATTTCCTATGGCAACCCTGATTTAGAGCCGGAAAGGGGCATCACAATAGATGGAGGCGTAGGCTACTTAAATAAAAAGAACGGGTTAAGTGCCGATGTTACCTATTTCAGCACCCGCGTAAAGGACCGCATCACTCAAGGGCCAACAGTAACATCAAATACAATCGAGATTACCCATGAGGGCGACACCATAGCCTCCACCACTACCTACATCAATGCAGAAGCTGCTACCATGTCCGGCCTGGAAACTTCAGTATCCTGGGATTTTGGTGCACTGGCAGGTTACGAATATTCCTTCAAAATATTTGTAAATGCGGTAAAATATATCAAACTGGAAGAAGAATTCCGTAATACCGCATATACTCAGGAAAATAAAATATCAACCAAGAAGGTGCACAATGTAGCGGACCTGACGCTTACCTATGGCCTGGAATACACCAACTATAAGTTTGATGCCCGCCTGGCTGCCCGGTATGTAGGCAGCCGATATGATACGGACTGGACGGATTATATCAACCGGCCGGAAATAGAATATCCGGCTTTTATGTTGCTTGATTTCTCCATCGCCTTTCCGGTAAATGAAAATGGCAGACTCATGATATTGGCCAATAACATCACCGATGAAAACTATTACGAAAAGCGAGGTTTTAACATGCCCGGCCGCAATATGCAGGTAAAATACACCCACAATTTCTAA
- a CDS encoding (2Fe-2S) ferredoxin domain-containing protein, with the protein MGKDLGKTSHCILFCNGGSCKRKGAEEITSEIRAYMKSEGLYNQVHTVKTMCNGRCEDAPTLIVMPENTWYKNLTVEKGIELVEQHIKLGKPVNKNILYAPGMSQVASDNPLAPPEAKFFEEANDAELGLVFMAKADPWEQNLYPMLKDIFQKYKDDVELVIPQVSPKAVSIPATVQLNYDHKWFTASTAQWQVQLAIGIPSKDDGIAYKKRRIGTAEAFRSIDQNQYGVRFKSKVGETQLLVFDNSNEKLFWRHFCKIYLEINEPGMVAVTSI; encoded by the coding sequence ATGGGAAAAGACCTGGGAAAAACTTCACACTGCATATTATTTTGCAACGGCGGATCGTGCAAAAGAAAAGGAGCTGAGGAGATCACATCAGAAATCAGGGCCTACATGAAGTCCGAGGGACTTTATAATCAGGTCCACACAGTAAAAACCATGTGTAATGGCCGGTGCGAAGATGCACCGACACTGATCGTAATGCCGGAAAACACCTGGTATAAAAACCTGACCGTAGAGAAGGGTATCGAATTGGTGGAGCAACATATTAAACTGGGCAAGCCGGTTAACAAAAACATCCTGTATGCTCCCGGTATGTCGCAGGTGGCATCAGACAACCCGCTTGCACCTCCCGAAGCCAAGTTTTTTGAAGAAGCAAACGATGCTGAGTTGGGTTTGGTATTCATGGCAAAGGCTGACCCTTGGGAGCAAAATCTCTACCCGATGCTCAAAGATATTTTTCAAAAGTATAAGGATGATGTTGAGCTGGTTATACCGCAGGTGTCACCAAAGGCTGTCAGCATTCCTGCAACCGTACAATTGAATTACGATCACAAATGGTTTACAGCCAGCACTGCCCAATGGCAGGTACAGTTAGCCATAGGTATACCTTCTAAAGATGATGGAATCGCTTACAAAAAACGTAGAATAGGCACTGCCGAAGCCTTTAGGTCTATAGACCAAAACCAGTATGGTGTCCGGTTTAAGAGTAAGGTTGGAGAAACCCAGCTTTTGGTATTTGACAACAGCAATGAAAAGCTGTTTTGGAGACACTTTTGCAAAATTTATTTGGAAATTAATGAGCCTGGCATGGTGGCTGTTACCAGTATTTGA
- a CDS encoding ABC transporter ATP-binding protein, with translation MILETKNLSIGYRKQALIQNLNLHLKQGELTCLLGPNGIGKSTLLHTLTGVIPAVSGEAFIQGQAINKLTPRQLATCIGMVLSQKLTPVNLTVFEIVALGRTPYTNWLGHLTKQDQMAIQVAMELVKVEDFSSRFIGELSDGERQRVMIAKALAQDTPLLVLDEPTAHLDVNNRVNLLTLLKTLAKETDKAILLSTHELEMAIQLADSVWLITEDRNVIAGSAEDLVLAGMMEKTFKGENVEFDNQTGNFKIKYGLNKQVSLHGMGTTAIWTRKALEKEGFEILDNGYCDIQIHIGQHSDNNWLIKANNSEVELNSIQELKTELRSITQYQN, from the coding sequence ATGATACTGGAAACCAAAAACTTATCTATAGGTTATCGAAAGCAGGCCCTCATCCAAAACCTCAATCTCCACCTTAAGCAGGGAGAACTGACCTGCCTTTTAGGGCCAAACGGTATAGGCAAGTCTACCCTTTTACATACGCTTACCGGCGTAATACCAGCAGTGTCAGGCGAAGCCTTCATTCAAGGGCAAGCTATCAATAAACTAACTCCACGGCAACTGGCCACTTGCATTGGCATGGTGCTTTCTCAAAAACTAACTCCGGTCAACCTAACTGTTTTTGAAATAGTTGCCTTGGGCAGAACACCCTACACCAACTGGTTAGGGCACCTTACCAAGCAGGACCAGATGGCCATACAAGTAGCTATGGAACTGGTAAAAGTTGAGGACTTCTCTTCCAGGTTCATCGGGGAGCTAAGCGATGGAGAACGACAACGTGTCATGATAGCCAAAGCTCTGGCACAGGATACACCGTTGCTGGTATTAGATGAGCCAACGGCACATCTGGATGTGAATAACCGGGTAAACCTGCTCACATTACTGAAGACATTGGCTAAGGAAACAGATAAAGCCATTCTGCTCTCTACCCATGAATTGGAAATGGCCATTCAGCTGGCTGACTCTGTTTGGCTCATTACAGAAGATCGAAACGTAATCGCCGGATCTGCCGAAGACCTGGTGCTGGCGGGCATGATGGAGAAAACCTTCAAAGGTGAAAATGTAGAGTTCGATAACCAGACCGGAAACTTTAAAATCAAATACGGACTCAACAAGCAAGTGAGTTTGCATGGCATGGGAACCACCGCTATCTGGACCAGAAAAGCTTTGGAAAAAGAGGGGTTTGAAATACTGGACAACGGCTACTGCGATATTCAAATTCATATAGGCCAGCATTCGGATAATAACTGGCTCATCAAAGCCAATAATAGCGAAGTGGAACTTAACTCCATACAAGAGCTGAAAACAGAACTAAGATCGATAACACAATATCAAAACTAA
- a CDS encoding iron ABC transporter permease: MRFVPSKYIAFYTLAIILLIILFLLDIRYGTVNIPLDQVMKSLTGKPLEKESWGFIITEFRLPKALTALLVGSGLSVAGLLMQTLFRNPLAGPFVLGISNGASLGVALLVMSGSSVFNILYQLGNWGVVVAAVLGSSAVLSFVLLVSAKVKDNVSLLIVGLMVGSASGAIVSVLQFFSDAELIQAYVIWTFGSLAGVSWEQLQILTPIVLLGILLAFISQKQLNTFLLGEQYARGLGISIKKYRIVVIIASCLLAGSITAFCGPVAFIGLAIPHIARAVFQTANHSILIPSVILIGSIVMLICDMIAQMPGEQTTLPINAVTALLGAPIVISVVIRSRMMKTSI; this comes from the coding sequence ATGAGATTTGTCCCTTCCAAATACATAGCATTCTATACCCTCGCTATAATACTCCTGATCATCCTGTTCTTGCTGGATATTCGATATGGCACAGTCAACATACCTCTCGATCAGGTAATGAAATCGTTGACAGGCAAACCGCTCGAAAAGGAAAGCTGGGGGTTTATTATTACTGAATTTCGACTACCCAAAGCCTTGACGGCTCTCCTGGTTGGGTCGGGCTTGTCAGTGGCGGGGCTTCTGATGCAGACTTTATTCAGAAACCCTTTGGCAGGGCCATTTGTACTCGGTATCAGCAACGGAGCCAGCCTGGGAGTGGCGCTATTGGTCATGTCGGGCAGTTCCGTTTTCAATATACTATACCAGTTAGGAAATTGGGGAGTAGTAGTCGCAGCCGTATTGGGTTCTTCCGCAGTACTCTCATTTGTACTTTTAGTTTCCGCAAAGGTTAAAGACAATGTTTCACTTCTTATCGTTGGACTCATGGTGGGGAGTGCCAGCGGTGCGATTGTTAGCGTGCTTCAATTTTTTAGCGACGCTGAATTAATACAGGCATATGTCATATGGACGTTTGGGAGTCTGGCTGGAGTATCCTGGGAGCAGTTACAAATTTTAACTCCGATTGTACTTCTCGGCATATTGTTAGCATTCATCTCTCAAAAGCAACTGAATACCTTTTTGCTGGGGGAGCAGTATGCAAGAGGGCTGGGCATATCTATAAAAAAGTATCGAATCGTTGTAATTATAGCCTCTTGTTTACTTGCAGGAAGCATTACAGCATTTTGTGGACCCGTGGCCTTTATTGGCTTAGCCATTCCTCATATTGCAAGAGCTGTTTTTCAAACCGCCAATCACAGTATTCTCATACCCTCGGTTATATTAATCGGATCTATAGTTATGCTGATTTGCGATATGATCGCTCAAATGCCTGGTGAGCAAACCACCCTGCCCATCAATGCAGTAACCGCACTGCTTGGTGCCCCGATCGTAATTTCGGTCGTTATCCGTTCGCGAATGATGAAAACTTCAATATAA
- a CDS encoding ABC transporter substrate-binding protein, with product MKLVIRCLSVLICLVAACNSPKQEGTSTLPTRQPVQLKHASLFSIKQQDGFKKITVQNPWDTTALYATYILIHKGDPVPENLPKDVFIVEIPISSIVTLSTTHLGLLHTLGAEQSLIGHSTLDYIYNPSIKERALNGEIAEVGNTQNLNIETLIDLRPDLMMTTGHAQIHDNLKLLEKSGVPIAYNIEWMESSPLARAEWLKFMAAFLEKDAMADSIFNHIEDEYEQIKAEAIAVSDKPSVLAGAKYKDTWSMPGGNSYAAQLLKDANASYYWFSDKSRGSIPLSFETVIDKQLNADIWINPGGFTELAEFIDHDERYTRFSAFQQKKVYNIYGRINETGANDYWETGLVNPHLILKDLIKIIHPEKFPDHQLIYYKKLN from the coding sequence ATGAAGCTCGTTATCAGATGTTTATCCGTGTTGATATGCCTTGTGGCTGCATGCAATTCGCCAAAGCAGGAAGGTACATCTACGTTGCCGACCCGCCAGCCTGTCCAACTTAAACATGCATCACTTTTTAGCATAAAACAACAGGATGGTTTTAAGAAAATTACAGTCCAAAACCCCTGGGATACCACTGCATTATACGCCACTTATATCCTAATCCATAAAGGTGATCCTGTACCGGAAAACCTGCCTAAGGACGTTTTTATAGTCGAAATACCGATTTCCAGTATCGTAACCTTATCTACCACACATCTCGGACTACTGCATACGCTTGGGGCAGAGCAGTCACTCATTGGGCATAGTACACTGGACTATATCTATAATCCATCCATCAAAGAGCGGGCTTTAAATGGTGAAATCGCAGAAGTTGGAAACACCCAAAATTTAAATATTGAGACCCTTATTGACCTTCGACCGGATCTCATGATGACCACCGGACATGCCCAGATACACGATAACCTGAAATTGCTGGAAAAATCAGGAGTACCCATTGCTTATAATATTGAATGGATGGAAAGCTCGCCACTTGCCAGGGCCGAATGGCTAAAATTTATGGCAGCCTTTCTTGAAAAGGATGCTATGGCAGATAGCATTTTCAATCATATCGAAGATGAGTATGAACAAATAAAAGCAGAAGCCATTGCTGTGAGTGACAAACCTTCTGTACTCGCAGGGGCCAAATACAAAGACACCTGGTCCATGCCCGGAGGCAATAGCTATGCAGCACAACTTTTAAAAGATGCCAACGCCTCTTACTATTGGTTCTCAGATAAGTCAAGAGGAAGCATACCATTAAGCTTTGAAACGGTTATAGACAAACAACTCAATGCCGATATCTGGATCAATCCCGGAGGTTTTACCGAGCTCGCCGAATTTATCGATCACGATGAAAGATATACCCGGTTCTCGGCTTTTCAGCAAAAGAAAGTTTATAACATATATGGCCGCATTAATGAAACAGGAGCCAACGACTATTGGGAAACAGGTCTGGTCAATCCACATCTAATACTTAAGGATTTAATAAAGATTATACATCCAGAGAAATTCCCTGATCACCAGCTTATCTATTATAAAAAACTCAATTAA